A DNA window from Candidatus Zixiibacteriota bacterium contains the following coding sequences:
- a CDS encoding bifunctional riboflavin kinase/FAD synthetase: MKNRFVRGLANLGPRPESGAVVTIGTFDGIHRGHQAIFARVREAGKVTGLESILVTFDPHPRVVVQPERPPRLLTTIEEKEQFIPCFFEGRVLVLAFDQVLMNKSAEQFVKEVLIAGIGVRRLIVGYDHAFGKNRTGNPAELKRLGQEYGFEVEVVEPVMVAGMAVSSSRIRKAFDSGRFDEAVRLLGHDYAIYGTVERGIGLGRKLGYPTANVHHGAAKLLPTEGVYACRVQVEGEEFKGMMFIGRNHFNPAGRITVEANIFDFDRDIYDEEITVYPTRFVRENRVFPSTGDLVQQIEKDKQHIMGIVKQGETACQ; this comes from the coding sequence GTGAAGAATCGGTTTGTTCGTGGATTGGCGAATCTGGGACCTCGTCCCGAATCGGGCGCCGTGGTGACTATCGGGACGTTCGACGGGATCCACCGCGGTCATCAGGCGATTTTCGCACGCGTTCGGGAAGCCGGCAAGGTGACCGGACTGGAATCAATCCTGGTCACGTTCGATCCACACCCACGCGTGGTGGTGCAGCCGGAGCGGCCACCCCGGTTATTAACGACCATCGAAGAGAAGGAACAGTTCATCCCGTGTTTTTTCGAGGGCCGGGTGCTCGTGCTCGCATTTGACCAGGTGCTCATGAACAAGTCGGCCGAGCAATTCGTGAAAGAAGTTCTCATTGCAGGTATCGGAGTGCGTCGGTTAATTGTAGGTTACGACCACGCGTTCGGCAAGAATCGCACGGGGAATCCGGCCGAGTTGAAACGATTGGGACAGGAATACGGTTTTGAGGTTGAGGTTGTGGAGCCCGTCATGGTGGCGGGGATGGCAGTCTCGTCGTCGCGGATACGCAAGGCGTTCGACAGCGGGCGATTTGACGAGGCCGTGCGGTTGCTGGGCCACGATTACGCGATATACGGCACGGTGGAGCGGGGGATCGGGCTTGGCCGCAAGCTGGGCTACCCGACCGCAAATGTACATCACGGCGCCGCCAAACTGCTGCCGACCGAGGGCGTGTATGCATGCCGTGTGCAGGTAGAGGGTGAAGAATTCAAGGGAATGATGTTTATCGGGCGCAACCACTTCAATCCGGCGGGACGGATCACGGTCGAAGCCAACATCTTCGACTTCGATCGCGATATTTACGATGAAGAGATCACCGTGTACCCGACCCGGTTCGTGCGGGAGAATCGGGTGTTCCCGTCGACCGGCGACTTGGTGCAGCAGATCGAAAAAGACAAACAGCATATTATGGGAATAGTGAAACAAGGAGAAACAGCATGCCAGTAA
- the rpsO gene encoding 30S ribosomal protein S15, whose translation MPVTKEQKAKTILQHRLHESDTGSPEVQIALLTERVNMITEHLKTHKKDYHTRHGLLKLVGQRRRLLDYLKDRDIVSYREVIAELGLRR comes from the coding sequence ATGCCAGTAACGAAGGAGCAGAAGGCCAAGACCATTCTGCAGCATCGCCTTCACGAGTCGGACACCGGCTCGCCCGAGGTGCAGATCGCTCTGTTGACGGAGCGGGTGAACATGATCACAGAGCATCTCAAGACGCACAAGAAGGATTATCACACCCGACACGGACTGTTGAAGCTGGTCGGACAGCGTCGCCGTTTGTTGGATTATTTGAAAGATCGCGATATCGTCAGCTATCGCGAGGTCATTGCCGAGCTTGGGCTGCGGCGATAG
- the pnp gene encoding polyribonucleotide nucleotidyltransferase: protein MVHKVEFEIGGRTMTIECGRMAKQANGAVTVRYADSMVISTVCANQEPKEGQDFFPLTVEYREKSYAAGKIPGGFFKREGRPSEKEILSARIIDRPIRPLFPEDFRGETQCISYVISHDQQNDTDILALIGTGAAIAVSDVPIQMTIAGVRVGRVDGQLVINPTIEQLEGSTLSITMAGSADSITMVEGGAREVSEEDIVQAIMFGHDHIKMIVAKIEELKAACGKPKFTYTPVAVDATMVAKVKELAGSKYDEFNRIADKETRRNQKKEFQMKVLTDLAEAFPEMEGKIKGVLEELDSASMREMILRENKRIDGRGPDDIREITCDVGVLPRAHGSALFTRGQTQALVAITLGTKMDEQKLDELEGESSKSYMLHYNFPPFSTGETKPIRGTSRREVGHGALAERALVPVIPSEVSFPYTVRVVSDILESNGSSSMATVCGGSLALMDAGVPIKTAIAGIAMGLIKEQEKVVILTDILGDEDHFGDMDFKVAGSVTGVTSIQMDIKIVGLDIETMRRALENARKARLFILGKMNATISKHRDDISNFAPRILILKINPSKIGEVIGPGGKIIRGIIEETGAKIDITDDGTVLIASVDAEAGKAAMARVQAIVEEAEIGKVYNGTVRRVAEFGAFVEILPGTDGLVHISELDTARVRRVEDICKVGDRMEVKVINIDGDGKIRLSRKALLQGSKEREKV from the coding sequence ATGGTTCACAAAGTAGAATTTGAGATCGGCGGTCGTACGATGACGATCGAATGCGGCAGGATGGCCAAGCAGGCCAACGGCGCCGTCACCGTCCGCTATGCCGATTCGATGGTCATCAGCACGGTCTGTGCAAACCAGGAACCCAAAGAGGGGCAGGATTTCTTCCCGCTCACGGTCGAGTATCGCGAGAAATCATATGCAGCAGGGAAGATCCCGGGCGGGTTTTTCAAGCGTGAGGGACGACCGTCGGAGAAGGAGATCCTTTCGGCCCGCATTATCGACCGGCCGATCCGTCCGCTCTTTCCGGAGGACTTTCGCGGCGAGACACAGTGCATCAGCTACGTCATTTCGCACGACCAGCAAAACGACACGGACATCCTGGCGCTGATCGGCACGGGCGCCGCTATTGCCGTGTCGGATGTGCCGATTCAGATGACGATAGCCGGCGTTCGCGTGGGGCGTGTCGACGGACAGCTGGTCATAAACCCCACGATTGAGCAGCTTGAGGGGAGCACCCTGTCCATCACCATGGCCGGTTCCGCTGACAGCATTACGATGGTTGAGGGGGGAGCCCGAGAGGTCTCCGAGGAGGACATCGTGCAGGCGATTATGTTCGGTCATGATCATATCAAAATGATCGTGGCGAAGATCGAGGAACTGAAGGCGGCCTGCGGGAAGCCGAAGTTCACATACACGCCGGTGGCGGTTGATGCGACGATGGTGGCGAAGGTGAAGGAACTGGCCGGCAGCAAGTACGACGAGTTCAACCGGATCGCCGACAAAGAAACCCGTCGCAACCAGAAGAAGGAATTCCAGATGAAGGTCCTGACCGATCTGGCGGAAGCGTTTCCGGAGATGGAAGGGAAGATCAAGGGAGTCCTGGAGGAACTCGATTCGGCCTCCATGCGTGAGATGATCCTGCGCGAGAACAAGCGCATCGACGGTCGTGGACCGGACGACATTCGCGAGATCACATGCGATGTGGGTGTTCTGCCGCGCGCACACGGCTCGGCGCTGTTCACCCGCGGTCAGACACAGGCATTGGTGGCGATCACGCTCGGCACCAAGATGGATGAGCAGAAACTCGATGAGCTCGAGGGGGAATCCTCCAAGAGTTACATGCTGCACTACAACTTCCCGCCGTTCTCAACGGGCGAGACCAAGCCGATCCGCGGCACCAGCCGTCGTGAGGTCGGACACGGCGCGCTCGCCGAGCGGGCACTCGTGCCGGTGATCCCGTCCGAGGTCAGTTTCCCATACACCGTGCGCGTGGTATCCGATATTCTCGAATCCAACGGTTCGTCATCGATGGCCACCGTGTGCGGCGGTTCGCTGGCGCTCATGGATGCCGGCGTGCCGATCAAGACCGCGATAGCGGGAATTGCGATGGGACTCATCAAGGAGCAGGAGAAAGTGGTCATTCTGACGGACATTCTCGGCGACGAGGACCATTTCGGCGACATGGATTTCAAAGTGGCCGGCTCGGTTACCGGAGTCACCTCGATCCAGATGGATATCAAGATCGTCGGGCTCGATATCGAGACGATGCGCCGTGCACTGGAGAATGCCCGCAAGGCGCGGTTGTTCATTCTTGGCAAAATGAACGCCACTATCTCCAAACACCGCGACGATATTTCCAACTTTGCACCGCGCATCCTGATCCTCAAGATCAACCCGTCCAAGATCGGCGAGGTGATCGGCCCCGGCGGCAAGATCATTCGTGGCATCATCGAGGAGACCGGCGCCAAGATCGACATCACCGATGACGGCACGGTGCTGATCGCCAGTGTCGATGCGGAGGCCGGCAAGGCAGCCATGGCGCGCGTGCAGGCTATCGTTGAAGAGGCCGAGATAGGCAAGGTGTACAACGGTACGGTCCGCCGCGTGGCGGAATTCGGCGCCTTTGTCGAGATCCTGCCCGGCACCGACGGCCTTGTGCATATATCGGAACTCGATACCGCCCGCGTGCGACGCGTCGAGGATATCTGTAAGGTCGGCGACCGCATGGAGGTCAAAGTGATCAACATCGACGGTGACGGTAAGATCCGTCTCTCCCGCAAGGCCCTGCTGCAAGGGTCCAAGGAAAGGGAGAAGGTCTGA
- a CDS encoding pitrilysin family protein, producing the protein MVTEALPSIRSVSLGVWIDIGSRNERPEENGLSHFIEHMLFKGTRKRTARELASALESLGGSLNGFTSREQTCYHARFLDRHLDTAIDVLSDLTCNSTLTSVHVNREKQVVLEEIKESLDNPSDRIHDVFARTYWGEHPLGQPIMGSPENIRGLTREKVVGFLKRNYCAGSIVVAASGAISHDKLVALVRKKFHFPSCQAAPAERAGRSKLHQITIERTPQKQTHFCLGFGAPSYSSRDKMALLALSSYLGGGMSSVLFQKIREDRGLAYSVYTFTDFYRDAGVFGAYLGTDKRHLRKALELILGELRRLKRERLPGLQLRQLKSQMQGHLILGMESTTSRMNRIALQELMIGTYQSLGEMVKEIDDIRSSKLMELANEIFDETKAAAAVLGPVEARALRGLI; encoded by the coding sequence GTGGTCACGGAAGCGCTGCCGTCGATACGTTCCGTCTCGCTGGGGGTATGGATCGATATCGGCTCACGAAATGAGAGACCGGAGGAAAACGGTCTCTCTCATTTTATCGAGCACATGTTGTTCAAGGGAACCCGGAAACGGACCGCCCGGGAATTGGCCTCGGCGCTGGAATCACTGGGTGGCTCGCTGAACGGGTTCACCTCGCGCGAGCAGACCTGCTATCACGCCCGGTTCCTGGACCGGCATCTGGACACCGCCATCGACGTGTTGTCGGACCTCACCTGCAACTCGACGTTGACGTCCGTCCACGTCAACCGGGAGAAGCAGGTAGTGCTCGAGGAGATCAAGGAATCGCTCGACAATCCGTCGGACCGGATCCACGACGTCTTCGCGCGAACCTACTGGGGGGAACATCCGCTCGGTCAGCCGATCATGGGTTCGCCGGAGAACATCCGGGGGCTGACCCGAGAGAAAGTGGTCGGTTTTCTCAAGAGAAACTACTGTGCGGGGTCGATCGTGGTCGCGGCGAGTGGCGCCATTTCGCACGACAAACTGGTAGCATTGGTCCGGAAGAAATTTCATTTCCCGAGCTGCCAGGCTGCACCCGCAGAAAGGGCAGGGCGTTCAAAGCTGCATCAGATCACTATCGAACGGACGCCGCAGAAGCAGACGCATTTCTGTCTGGGATTTGGTGCCCCGAGTTACAGTTCGCGGGACAAAATGGCGTTACTGGCTCTCAGCTCGTATCTGGGGGGCGGTATGTCATCAGTGCTATTTCAGAAAATCCGCGAGGACCGCGGGTTGGCCTATTCGGTATACACGTTCACCGATTTTTATCGCGATGCCGGTGTCTTCGGCGCATATCTTGGCACCGACAAGCGGCATTTACGAAAAGCGCTTGAGTTGATACTGGGCGAGCTGCGGCGATTGAAACGGGAGCGGCTGCCCGGGCTTCAGCTGCGGCAGTTGAAATCACAGATGCAGGGGCATCTGATTTTAGGGATGGAATCGACCACCAGCCGGATGAACCGCATCGCCCTGCAGGAGTTGATGATCGGCACGTATCAGTCACTGGGGGAGATGGTGAAGGAGATCGACGACATCAGATCGTCGAAGTTGATGGAGCTGGCGAACGAGATATTCGATGAAACCAAAGCAGCAGCGGCAGTACTTGGACCAGTCGAGGCGCGGGCGCTCCGCGGTCTTATCTGA
- a CDS encoding polysaccharide deacetylase family protein: MKPKQQRQYLDQSRRGRSAVLSDGGPTVRSQGETSGETTLVFHKSVSRFSYSVTNFSPRRIFGLLDQLHRAGFSFGGRHSVPHAHSLVVSFDDGYGHLMDLLPSLIDQFDIRPHVFMPTELIGKSNKWDYSHLLFPCKHLNREEIRRLDEWGVEFGSHGHRHVDLRSLDDRQLFAELRHSKGILEDLLGKTVTRLSYPFGRTDARVARIAHSVGFTRGYTMKFPTGSDSHLSTGRIPIYGYDTSLSVRMKLSHGPWRQVEALKVAITNYLSGGTILLNTLRRQS; the protein is encoded by the coding sequence ATGAAACCAAAGCAGCAGCGGCAGTACTTGGACCAGTCGAGGCGCGGGCGCTCCGCGGTCTTATCTGATGGCGGGCCAACTGTACGATCACAAGGGGAGACGTCGGGAGAAACGACGCTTGTTTTCCACAAGAGTGTCTCACGGTTCAGTTATAGTGTAACCAACTTCTCGCCCAGGAGAATCTTCGGCCTGCTCGACCAACTGCATCGGGCAGGTTTTTCTTTTGGCGGGCGGCATTCAGTGCCACACGCTCACAGTCTCGTTGTCTCATTTGACGATGGCTACGGACACCTGATGGACCTTCTGCCGTCGCTTATCGACCAATTCGACATACGACCGCACGTGTTTATGCCAACTGAACTTATTGGGAAGTCAAACAAATGGGATTATTCGCACTTGTTGTTTCCGTGCAAGCATCTGAACCGGGAGGAGATTCGCCGGCTCGACGAATGGGGAGTTGAATTCGGTTCACACGGACACAGACATGTCGATCTTCGCTCACTGGATGACCGGCAGCTGTTTGCTGAGCTGCGTCATTCCAAAGGGATTCTGGAAGACCTTCTGGGCAAAACGGTCACGCGGTTGAGCTATCCTTTCGGGCGAACCGACGCCAGAGTGGCCAGGATCGCACACTCGGTCGGCTTCACGCGCGGATACACCATGAAATTCCCGACGGGATCGGACTCGCATTTGTCCACCGGCCGGATCCCGATCTACGGATACGATACGTCGCTGTCCGTCAGAATGAAGCTGTCCCACGGACCGTGGAGGCAGGTTGAAGCGCTGAAGGTAGCGATCACGAACTATCTTTCCGGCGGAACAATTCTCCTGAATACCCTTCGACGACAGTCCTGA
- the leuS gene encoding leucine--tRNA ligase, with translation MEPSTKTKRYDFKRIEEKWQQRWEKEQLHKAPESPDHDNKFYMLVMFAYPSGDIHMGHFRNYIIGDAVARRQMMLGKAVLHPFGWDAFGLPAERAAIQRGIHPEAWTLENIAVSRKTLQQVGISFDWSREVNSCLPDYYKWTQWMFVQLFKKGLAYRKRGFVNWCPEDKTVLANEQVKDGKCERCGTAVVKKDQIQWYFKITAYADRLIDDLDKLPGWPDNVKTMQKEWIGRSYGLEVDFTIEGTGEKLPIFTTRPDTIFGVTFMAISPESEILERLNLAPDYKLKVQEYQRLAAGRSDIERATVTLDKDGVFTGKYAVNPFNGERVQLWVADYVLAGYGTGVVMAVPAHDTRDFAFAKKYAIPIKVVIHPDQHTVLDVNKMTDAFVDYGPMVNSGQFNGLSGEEAIAKLSDFAERSGIGRRKVNYKLKDWSISRQRYWGCPIPIIHCPKCGELPVPDRDLPVILPRVENYMPKGRSPLADVPEFTNVTCPSCGGKAQRDPDTMDTFVCSSWYFLRYLDPSNSNEPFARDKANRWMPIDLYVGGVTHATGHLLYFRFFTKFLKDIGWLTCDEPSTRLFNHGMVMDAEGEVMSKSKGNVVSPIGLMAERGVDITRLAMYFTAPSEKEVLWSNEGITGVEKFVLNRMYPSMSKYRGSNPDLKRYFKLDTLTDSERNIYVKLNQTVKKVSESIDRLQFNTAISALMELVRDYDAEQINNEELNDQILLKATQLLAPMAPHLAEELWELTGFCESIFRSRWPQHDPEAVVGESIEIAVQVNGKLRDAIVVPKDATQTTIEEAAEASPKVKSFTAGKQILKKIYVPGRLLNIVVRG, from the coding sequence ATGGAACCATCGACCAAAACGAAACGGTACGACTTCAAGCGAATAGAAGAAAAGTGGCAGCAGCGGTGGGAGAAGGAGCAGCTCCATAAGGCCCCGGAATCCCCCGACCATGACAACAAGTTCTACATGCTGGTCATGTTCGCCTATCCGTCAGGGGATATCCATATGGGGCATTTCAGAAACTACATTATCGGTGACGCCGTGGCACGGCGACAGATGATGCTGGGAAAAGCGGTTTTGCACCCGTTCGGCTGGGATGCTTTTGGGCTGCCGGCGGAGCGGGCGGCCATACAACGCGGCATTCACCCGGAAGCATGGACTCTCGAAAACATAGCCGTCTCGCGCAAGACTCTCCAGCAGGTCGGCATCTCGTTCGACTGGTCGCGGGAGGTCAACTCCTGCCTGCCTGATTACTACAAATGGACCCAGTGGATGTTTGTTCAACTCTTCAAGAAGGGGCTGGCATACCGCAAACGCGGTTTTGTCAATTGGTGCCCCGAAGACAAGACGGTCCTGGCCAACGAACAGGTGAAGGACGGCAAATGCGAACGCTGCGGCACGGCCGTGGTCAAGAAGGATCAGATCCAATGGTATTTCAAGATTACCGCGTATGCCGACCGGTTGATCGACGACCTAGACAAACTGCCCGGGTGGCCCGACAACGTCAAGACTATGCAAAAGGAGTGGATCGGTCGCTCATATGGGCTTGAAGTGGACTTCACGATCGAGGGGACTGGGGAGAAGCTGCCGATCTTCACGACGCGGCCAGACACGATATTCGGTGTGACATTCATGGCTATTTCGCCGGAGTCGGAGATTTTGGAGCGGTTGAATCTTGCGCCCGATTACAAGCTAAAGGTGCAGGAGTATCAGCGGCTGGCCGCCGGGCGGAGCGATATCGAGCGCGCCACGGTCACTCTCGATAAGGATGGTGTCTTCACCGGCAAGTATGCCGTTAATCCGTTCAACGGGGAGAGAGTGCAGCTTTGGGTGGCCGACTATGTTCTGGCCGGGTACGGCACCGGGGTGGTCATGGCAGTGCCGGCGCATGACACGAGAGATTTCGCGTTCGCCAAGAAATACGCCATTCCAATTAAAGTGGTAATTCATCCTGACCAGCATACCGTGCTGGATGTCAATAAGATGACAGACGCATTCGTGGACTATGGCCCTATGGTCAACTCGGGCCAGTTCAATGGCCTCTCGGGAGAGGAGGCAATTGCAAAGCTGTCCGACTTTGCCGAGAGAAGCGGTATTGGGCGTCGAAAGGTGAATTACAAGCTGAAAGATTGGTCCATATCGCGCCAGCGCTACTGGGGTTGTCCCATTCCCATCATCCACTGTCCCAAGTGTGGCGAACTGCCGGTGCCCGACAGGGATCTACCGGTGATACTGCCCAGGGTCGAGAATTACATGCCCAAGGGGAGATCCCCACTGGCCGATGTCCCGGAGTTCACAAACGTGACCTGTCCGAGTTGTGGTGGCAAGGCTCAACGAGACCCGGACACCATGGATACCTTTGTCTGCTCGTCATGGTATTTCCTGCGCTACTTAGACCCGTCAAACTCCAACGAGCCGTTCGCCAGGGACAAGGCGAATCGGTGGATGCCGATCGATCTTTATGTGGGGGGAGTGACCCACGCGACCGGACACCTGCTCTATTTCCGGTTCTTTACCAAGTTCCTGAAGGATATCGGGTGGCTGACCTGTGACGAACCGTCGACCCGTTTGTTCAATCATGGCATGGTGATGGATGCTGAGGGGGAGGTCATGTCAAAGTCCAAGGGGAATGTCGTGTCACCGATCGGCTTGATGGCCGAGCGGGGCGTGGATATCACACGCCTGGCGATGTATTTCACGGCACCGTCGGAGAAAGAAGTACTCTGGAGCAACGAAGGGATCACGGGAGTCGAGAAATTCGTTCTCAACCGCATGTACCCCTCGATGTCAAAGTATCGCGGCTCCAACCCCGACTTAAAGCGATACTTTAAGCTCGACACGCTCACTGATAGCGAGCGGAACATCTACGTCAAACTAAACCAGACGGTTAAGAAGGTTTCGGAGAGTATCGACCGGCTTCAGTTTAATACTGCTATTTCCGCCCTGATGGAGTTGGTGCGCGACTACGATGCCGAGCAGATCAACAACGAGGAGCTCAACGATCAGATACTTCTCAAAGCGACGCAGTTGCTGGCACCGATGGCACCGCATCTGGCCGAGGAGCTGTGGGAACTGACCGGCTTCTGCGAGTCAATATTTCGTTCGCGGTGGCCTCAGCATGATCCCGAAGCTGTCGTGGGCGAATCTATTGAGATTGCCGTACAGGTCAACGGGAAGCTCCGTGACGCAATTGTGGTACCGAAGGACGCGACTCAGACGACCATAGAAGAAGCGGCCGAGGCGAGCCCAAAGGTGAAGTCATTCACTGCCGGTAAGCAAATACTCAAGAAGATATATGTGCCTGGGCGGCTACTGAATATCGTTGTGAGAGGGTAG
- a CDS encoding serine hydrolase yields MRRLISGITVVIALAISALFAAGQLSGVSGSNAPTAPSTSKMPFADLDFEKVRSNGPKLSLRSAILVNYQNGEVLYAKNADMVHPIASISKLVAAMVVLDSKIDLSKTQVISKEDAYRSSRSHLAAGWELTLNDLLHAALMISDNRSTRALARAVSGSVENFVIAMNEKAQRLGLRNTVFFDPTGLDARNVSTAHEVALIMHYAYKYPQIAQITSDKNYQIRVLNRKRRVLRLGNSNRLVNYSPFTVLAGKTGHIDESAYCLATLVANPAGEKLTLVVLGAPGGKLRFREARKLALWGFKQI; encoded by the coding sequence ATGCGCCGCTTAATCTCCGGGATAACAGTCGTCATCGCGCTGGCCATTTCGGCGCTCTTTGCCGCCGGCCAATTGTCCGGTGTCAGCGGATCGAACGCACCAACAGCCCCATCGACCTCCAAAATGCCGTTTGCAGACTTGGACTTCGAAAAGGTCCGGTCCAATGGCCCCAAGTTGTCTCTGCGCTCCGCCATCCTCGTGAACTACCAGAACGGCGAGGTGCTGTATGCCAAGAACGCCGATATGGTGCATCCAATCGCCTCCATCAGCAAACTGGTAGCTGCGATGGTCGTGCTGGACTCGAAGATCGACCTGTCCAAGACACAGGTTATATCCAAAGAGGATGCCTATCGTTCTTCACGGTCGCATCTGGCCGCCGGCTGGGAATTGACTCTCAATGATCTGCTTCATGCGGCGCTCATGATCTCCGACAACCGCTCGACCCGGGCGCTGGCGCGCGCCGTCTCCGGGTCGGTCGAAAACTTCGTGATCGCCATGAATGAAAAGGCGCAACGACTCGGCCTGCGCAACACCGTGTTCTTCGACCCGACCGGCCTCGATGCCCGCAACGTGTCGACCGCCCATGAGGTCGCGTTGATCATGCACTATGCCTACAAATACCCTCAGATCGCGCAAATCACGTCAGACAAAAATTACCAGATCCGGGTGCTCAATCGCAAACGGCGGGTTCTCCGGCTTGGCAATTCCAACCGCCTTGTCAACTACTCGCCATTCACCGTCCTTGCCGGCAAGACCGGGCATATCGATGAATCCGCCTATTGCCTCGCCACGCTGGTTGCAAACCCGGCGGGGGAGAAGCTCACGCTGGTCGTCCTTGGCGCTCCGGGTGGCAAGTTGCGCTTCCGCGAGGCCCGCAAGCTGGCCCTCTGGGGCTTCAAGCAGATCTAA
- a CDS encoding ABC transporter permease: MGKFWTVCKYEYAQVVKKRSFLIGLLLTPVIMVTFMVLPALFAKAEVSDSEKLVILDHSGLQLTSPFIEAIQQYTLKEGTVPAYLVTGVLTSAPDDTVAYGHLLDSLREVINRKEAKYALVFGPQAHVIDSATLLITNEDNPRTVNRFERHISELLSAKRLTVSNVNLPVDSVLHLTRSVELPIQDTRGQAVSSEVKLFALLIMIMLIYIMIITYGATLLRSVVDEKSSRIMELLVSSVSPFELMMGKIIGLAGATMTSVLAWVVLGLAAYLGSGAFAIPVSPAVGAIISNPVIVVCFVLFLTSGYVLYSTIFALLGSIINSEKEAQNFYFPIIIAVMMPLFLSGYLIQQPNSTVSIALSLFPFFAPTMMMARVAILAPGLTEYSLFSGIILQAIVAFILVLLAIAGMIWVTGKIFRVGVLMYGKRPTLPELVKWIRY, translated from the coding sequence ATGGGTAAATTCTGGACGGTTTGCAAGTACGAATATGCACAAGTGGTGAAGAAGCGCTCCTTCTTAATAGGTCTGCTGCTGACACCGGTCATCATGGTGACCTTCATGGTGCTGCCGGCATTGTTCGCGAAAGCTGAAGTAAGCGACAGCGAGAAACTGGTGATCCTCGACCATTCCGGCCTGCAGTTGACCAGTCCGTTCATCGAAGCGATCCAGCAGTATACGCTGAAAGAGGGGACTGTGCCGGCGTACCTCGTGACCGGCGTCCTGACATCCGCGCCCGATGACACGGTCGCATACGGTCATCTCCTCGATTCTCTGAGAGAAGTGATCAACAGGAAAGAGGCTAAGTACGCCCTGGTGTTCGGGCCTCAGGCCCATGTAATCGACTCGGCCACCCTTCTCATCACCAACGAGGACAACCCCCGGACAGTGAACCGTTTCGAGAGGCACATATCCGAACTTCTTTCAGCCAAACGGCTGACCGTGTCCAATGTCAACCTGCCGGTGGATTCGGTCCTCCACCTCACCCGATCGGTCGAATTGCCTATACAGGATACTCGTGGACAGGCGGTATCGAGTGAAGTCAAGCTGTTTGCTCTGCTGATTATGATCATGCTCATCTATATCATGATTATCACCTACGGCGCCACGCTGCTGCGTTCGGTAGTGGACGAAAAGAGCAGTCGCATCATGGAGCTGCTCGTATCGTCGGTGTCACCGTTCGAGCTCATGATGGGCAAGATCATCGGCCTGGCCGGCGCCACCATGACCTCGGTTCTGGCATGGGTCGTGCTGGGACTGGCGGCCTATCTGGGCAGCGGCGCCTTCGCTATTCCGGTCTCCCCGGCGGTGGGCGCCATCATCTCAAATCCGGTGATCGTAGTCTGTTTCGTGCTGTTCCTCACTTCGGGCTATGTACTCTATTCAACCATCTTCGCGTTACTCGGCTCGATCATCAACAGTGAAAAAGAAGCACAGAATTTCTATTTCCCCATTATTATAGCTGTTATGATGCCGCTCTTTTTGTCGGGCTATCTGATCCAACAGCCCAATTCCACCGTGTCCATCGCCCTTTCCTTGTTTCCGTTTTTCGCTCCGACCATGATGATGGCACGAGTCGCAATCCTTGCACCGGGGCTCACCGAGTATTCGTTGTTTTCTGGCATCATTCTGCAGGCGATTGTCGCTTTTATCCTCGTACTGCTGGCGATTGCCGGTATGATCTGGGTGACCGGCAAGATCTTCCGCGTGGGGGTTCTCATGTACGGCAAGCGCCCAACGCTGCCCGAGCTGGTGAAATGGATAAGGTATTGA